GCTGCTGCCCCGAGCCCGCACCACCGCGCCCGTCTCCCATGCGATAGGTGCCCGCACCGTGCCATGCCATGCGGATGAACAGCGGCCCATAGTGACCGTAATCTGCGGGCCACCAGTCCTGCGAATCGGTCATCAGCGCGTACAGGTCCTTCTTCACGGCCCCGAGGTCGAGCTTCTTGAATGCCTCGGTGTAGTTAAAGTCCTCGCTCATGGGATTGCCCATGGGGCAGTTTTGCTGGAGTAGCTTCAGGTTCAGCTGGTTCGGCCACCAGTCGCGATTCGACTTCACTCCAACAGACGTATGCATGACCGGGCACTTGCCTGCGGTCGTGTCAGTTTTTTCGTCCATCTTTCTCCTCCGATGTTGGCTGAGATTCTCTTCAGGTCGTTCCGTCTGGAACTGTCGTGATTCCCGGGCGTTGTGACCGACCAGGTCCCGGGTGCCTTCCCAGGTATAGACCTTCGACGCAAAGTTGCGCCTGGCATCGGCGACGGTGAAGAAGCACGGCGCACGCCGACCTGTCGTTTCCTCCTCGCGGAATCACCGGCCGGGCGTTATGCCGCCCGACCTGTTTCGAGTCTGGACCCCGATTGGTAATCCAGCTAATTCATTATTTAAATTTTTGCGATAGCCAATCGCTATAGAACACGGCGCGTATCGCAGCGGTGGCTTATTCCGGCAGGAGATTCTTGTTGCCCCGGAATTTCATGTTGATGGTGAGCTTGAGCCGCGGCGTGCGCTTTTCGAGCGCCGCCGGGAAAGGCGGGAACGGCGCGGTCTGCCGCACGATCTGTTCGGCGGCGCGGTCCAGCCGGTCGTTGCCGGAGGAGTTCACCAGGCGCAGCGCGACCAGCTCACCCTGGCTGTCGATCACCATGGTGACCACGGGTTCGCCGGTCAGCTGCCCCGGGTAGTTCATGTCGCCAGTGCGCTGCAGCGCCCGCAGCACCGTGGCCAGGTAGTAATGCGCCACCAGGGTGTGCGGATCGTGAACCTGCGCGAAGGATGCCCGGTTCAACACCGACGACACCGCGGAGTTGATCTGCCCGTTCATCCCCGCCCAGTTGATCTGCCGGGTGTGATGCGTGGGCTGCCCCTGATGCGTGGCGGCCTGCGCCGCCTGCCTGGGCAGTCGACCCTGATGCACCAACTGCGACGCGTGCGACGCCCTGCCCCTGCTGTGCGCTGCGGTCGAATGTTCGGACCGTGCCGCGGCCTGCGTCCCGGACCGGCTCGGTGTGGCGGTTCCTGCCGACGCCCCCCGCGATGCCCGGCTGGGCGCAGAGGCCTTGGAGGAGGGCAGCTCGTAGATGCGCGCCTCGACGGGCCGCTCGTGATGCGGCTTTTTCGGCGCGAGGCTGATCAGGCGACCGACCGCGAGCAGCGCCAGCAGCACCAGCAGCAGTGCAAGCGGCACGGTCCAGACCAGACGCCGCGCGGGATTGTCCGCGCGCGGCACGCCCCATAAAACCGTTTCGGTCATTGCTGACGCACGGCGATCAGGAAGCGTCTGACCCCGGCATGGCGCGCCTCGAGCATCGCGCGCACCACCACCCCATCCTTGGCGGATTCGTCGGCGGCCACGATGACGGCCGGGTCATCGCCCTTGAGCAGCGGCTTCAGGGTCTGCGTCAGGGTCTTGAGCGTGACGTGCGTCCGGTTCAGCAGGATGCGGTTGTCCCGGGTGACCGTCAGCGTGACGGGTGCCGTGGGGTGCGCGGGCGACGCCGAGCCCTGTGGCAGGTTCACGGGCAGCGAGTGCAGGTTCTGCATGGACAACGAGGCAAGCATGAAGGTCGCCAGCAAAAAGAACATCACGTCGATCATCGGGATGATCTCGATACGCCCGCGGCGATAGGTGCGCGACCGGGGCAGCTTCATGCGACTGCCTCCTGCTCATGCACGTCCAGGCGCGCCCGGTCCATCAGCCGCGTGCCGAGACGCTCCATCTCGTCCAGGGTGCGCGACTGCAGCCGCGAGAAGAAGTTGAACCCGAACAGCGCGACCAGCGCGATGAGCAGTCCCAGCGCGGTGGCGATCAGCGCCTCGGCCACGCCGGAGGTCACCCCGTGCGGATCCACCAGCCCCTTGGCGCCGAACAGGTCGAAGGCGTTCATCATGCCGTTGATGGTGCCCAGCAGGCCGAGCAGCGGGGCAGCGGTGACTATGGTCTCCAGCACCCACAACCCGCGGCTCAACGACCGCTCGACCTCCAGCGCCTCGTCGCCTGCGCGCGATTCCGTCCACCACACGGGCTTGTCGCGCTCCTGCAGGATCACCCGCAAAAAGCGGGCGAAGTGGTTGTTGGGATTGGCGACCGCCACCTCGCGCTCCAGCTCGGTCCAGGCGGAGCCGTAGTTGTAGACCAGGCGCATCAGGGTCTGCGAGGGGCGCGCATAGCGCCAGTATACGTAGGCCTTGTCGAGCATGATGACGATCATGACGACGGCCAG
This genomic interval from Gammaproteobacteria bacterium contains the following:
- a CDS encoding TonB family protein codes for the protein MTETVLWGVPRADNPARRLVWTVPLALLLVLLALLAVGRLISLAPKKPHHERPVEARIYELPSSKASAPSRASRGASAGTATPSRSGTQAAARSEHSTAAHSRGRASHASQLVHQGRLPRQAAQAATHQGQPTHHTRQINWAGMNGQINSAVSSVLNRASFAQVHDPHTLVAHYYLATVLRALQRTGDMNYPGQLTGEPVVTMVIDSQGELVALRLVNSSGNDRLDRAAEQIVRQTAPFPPFPAALEKRTPRLKLTINMKFRGNKNLLPE
- a CDS encoding biopolymer transporter ExbD; this encodes MKLPRSRTYRRGRIEIIPMIDVMFFLLATFMLASLSMQNLHSLPVNLPQGSASPAHPTAPVTLTVTRDNRILLNRTHVTLKTLTQTLKPLLKGDDPAVIVAADESAKDGVVVRAMLEARHAGVRRFLIAVRQQ
- a CDS encoding MotA/TolQ/ExbB proton channel family protein, which translates into the protein LAVVMIVIMLDKAYVYWRYARPSQTLMRLVYNYGSAWTELEREVAVANPNNHFARFLRVILQERDKPVWWTESRAGDEALEVERSLSRGLWVLETIVTAAPLLGLLGTINGMMNAFDLFGAKGLVDPHGVTSGVAEALIATALGLLIALVALFGFNFFSRLQSRTLDEMERLGTRLMDRARLDVHEQEAVA